The candidate division WOR-3 bacterium nucleotide sequence GATTGCCCGTGCTCACATCAAAGAAGACATAATCATAACTTGGTTCTGTCGCGTAATAATGCCAGAAACTTATCTCCGGACTTCCCAAAATGAAGTAGGGGGAAACCAAATAGCCATCCGATTCGTTCACATAATTAGAAAACCAGGAGTGGGTTGGCGAATGACTCCTCTGGGTGGTAATCTGCCAATAGTCATTTATCCCATAATGGGTCCACCTTCCCTGTCCGGATTCAATATCATCAGAAAAACCTAAACGTCGGGAGATGAGAAAAGGGAAAAGGATGGAATCAGTATAAAAATCTTCTCCGGAAATTCTCAGTTTTAAGTTGACTAAAGTCTCCGGAGCAGTAGCCGAAATAGTAATCGTATAAGGACTCTCGGATTGGCGAATTTCTCCGATTGGTATCACTCCAAAATTTGACTCATCTCTTAAAACTTGAAGGTAAGGAGTAGAGGAGGATAACCGACCGCTTACATTTGCCAAATCTTTGCTCCCGTAGTTGCCAAGCGAAATTGTCAAATTAACCGTGTCGCCCAATTCCGGAATAGAAGAAGGGATAAAACTGAGAAATTCAATCTTTCCCTTTCCAATTAAAGCAACCCGGGAAGCAGCTAAAATCTCCCGTGTAGAATTATCTTGGAGGAAGACGATAATTTCGCAATTTCGGGCAACAATCCCTCCGGGTAAAGTAAAATTTCGGGTCCGGGTAATAGAATCCATCCCAGGGATTGTCACTGGCTCCCCCGAAGCGTCTGGCAGCATCATTCTAAGGACTGAGTGTAAAGAATCCATCCCCTGCCAGGGATAATAGATATGACTCTCGGTCAAGGCGACCTGAAGTTGGACAGAAAGAGAGGAAGATAACTCATTTTTAATTTTGATTGTCAAATTACCGTTCCTCGTGGTTGAATCATAGTTAAGGGCAAGGGAAATACGAGCGGGACTTTCGTAATTGCGCCTACTGTCAAAATAGACCCGATATGACGGATACATCGTTCCCGTATGGAGACCACCCACAATCCGATAATTACCATCAAGACAGACGGTCGGATAACCGCTAACGCCATAATAACTCATTCTCGCGGCGGAATATTGATTATAAAACGGGTCAGAAGAAGAAGAGTGATAGGCAATCACGACCACCGAATCAAAGGCAACCTTCTCCAATTCCTCTAAACCCCGAGCCGCGCCCGGACAATAGGTACACCAAGTAGCGGTGAAGTCCTCACAGACCATCACCCGCCGGGCACCGAAGAGGGAGAAGGCAAGAAAAAAGAGGATAAGAAAAACTCGCTTCATAACCACCTCCAAAATAAATTGTCTTTCAATCTAATGAAAAAAAAGTAACTTGTCAATGGGTTAATCCGTAAGAATTTTAGAAGCGGAAAAGTATCCAAAAGTTTATTTCTACACTCTGCGAG carries:
- a CDS encoding Omp28-related outer membrane protein, translating into MKRVFLILFFLAFSLFGARRVMVCEDFTATWCTYCPGAARGLEELEKVAFDSVVVIAYHSSSSDPFYNQYSAARMSYYGVSGYPTVCLDGNYRIVGGLHTGTMYPSYRVYFDSRRNYESPARISLALNYDSTTRNGNLTIKIKNELSSSLSVQLQVALTESHIYYPWQGMDSLHSVLRMMLPDASGEPVTIPGMDSITRTRNFTLPGGIVARNCEIIVFLQDNSTREILAASRVALIGKGKIEFLSFIPSSIPELGDTVNLTISLGNYGSKDLANVSGRLSSSTPYLQVLRDESNFGVIPIGEIRQSESPYTITISATAPETLVNLKLRISGEDFYTDSILFPFLISRRLGFSDDIESGQGRWTHYGINDYWQITTQRSHSPTHSWFSNYVNESDGYLVSPYFILGSPEISFWHYYATEPSYDYVFFDVSTGNRWQNLGYWTGSSGGWVNQIYSLPVLIGTTMRIRFRFVSDYSVTDEGWFVDDVTCGLTGLEEVKRGEKFYSENRRVVNLEKAVEIFTVDGRRINFPKRVSPGIYFLRFPKDKKMRKVVVY